The Dioscorea cayenensis subsp. rotundata cultivar TDr96_F1 chromosome 8, TDr96_F1_v2_PseudoChromosome.rev07_lg8_w22 25.fasta, whole genome shotgun sequence genome segment TGGCATTTATGATGCAGGGTGAGCATGAATGACAAGTCGTTTGTTCATCTGATCACTTCTTGTGGACTTTTGTCATCTAACTACCAAAAAtctatttatgatattttgaatatatatatttttaaaatttctcagATTTGAGCTTAAATGCTTTTGTACTGTTGATTGTGTGtggaaaatttcaattttaggGAGTATTCATAATTCATGTGTACTTAAATTCCAGCaaactttctttctcttttaatttGTGGTTCCATTAGTGACAATTCCAGAGGTGGTTGATGCTAAAGATCTTCAAGATTCGGATGGAATGCAGATACAATGCAGACATGAGCCAATGCAGCTGCTgtcttgatatttttatatGGGTTCACTCATGGATGTGATGGAATGGGAATGGATGTTCTTGCTTGTTACCTTCCAAATCCATTCAATTAATGGTTTTGTGATTCAATGTCCACAGTTTAGTGGCAGACCAAAAGTTCCATTCTCTTATCATTGACAAGGATTCAGCCAATCGCCAACAGCCATCACACCCAAGAGACAACAAATGTAGGGAAATTAGAGAAAGATGTTTCTCAGTTTCCCCTGGTTTTCTTATTACTATAAAGTTAGCAGGAAACACCATGTGGATGTGGTTCATATATATGAGCATATGCATTTAAGCAACGGGAAAGACCACAACGAGTTAGTGAATGTATCGTCTTAATCATGCGCTCTAATTTATATTATGTAGTTCGGGAACCATTAGTTTAGAAATATCTCTTGGTAGCGAGTGATTTGCTAATAATAATGTAGGCCATTATCTCATAAATCAAaaagttcattaaaaaaaaaaaaggtgtgaAGAACCTGAATAATCCATAACTTAAACCCTCTGGCTTCTAAAAGTATACAGTGCTGGGGGGAGTAATGGCTGCCTTTTATCAACTAATAACTTAAAAGAGCTGTTGGAGTAAAAACCTCTTTCTGGAACTGCAGGCAGCCATACTTCCATCTAAAACTTTAGGTGGAGGTGGATCAACCATTATACCTTTTCAGTGGCCATTAAAAAGGTTCATAGCCAATTGGCCATGAGCCCTACAGATAAAGTTGGTGGGGAATCCCTCGCAACGATAAAGGTTGGTTCCTAATCCTATGGTTGTGAGCAGTCCAGGCAGAGTGCAAGAGACCCAAGGTCCCAAACACTATGTCTAAAGTTGAATACCAATGTGCCCACAAACAGAAAGTGAGGATTCCCAGCTACTGTGGTGAATTGAATAGTTCACAAATTCAccatttgatatttattaatgaagattatttatttgtcttcGAATTGTTTGCATCTCGAAACAGTAATGAAACTACATTACATGGTCAAAGACCCGTGCATTGCACGCCTACAGCACTGCATGAAATTTCTAGCTATCGTACCACAGCACTGGTTCTCCGAAGCTCTAAACGGAGGACAGTACGAATGATCCTTAATGcagttcataatcaaataaattagcatgatataataaaaaaaaaagttatgaacTTGAGCATCATTATGCATGGTGAAATCTAAATAACCTTTTACTGATTTGGCTCTCTCACCACTCTCTGTTTGACTGCTCTGATTCCCCTGTTATATTCCCCTGCTTTAACTAGATGCTCTTCTTCAATCCTCTTTGCATAGATGGATGAAAACCAGGTGCAATGCTCTCCTCCTATTCCAACATCAAATATCTCCATGAAAACATTGTCAAAATCTCTGTTTTACCTCTCTAAGCTCATGTCTCACCCACTCTTCTCCATCCTCACCGCCTCCTTGCTTCTCATCATCCTATACGTTCCTCGCTCTCTCCTCCCAATCCTCCTCTCCCCCGTCCCCATATGCACCTCCTTCCTCCTTTACTCCCTCTTCAGTTTCGGATCCAAACCGGCTTGTCACCATCGCCATCCTCCCTCCGCCCACGCTAAACCCGAATCCAAGCCCCAGACTCAGCCAAAACTCGTTCCCTTTCATCAAAATCACATCTTTCTCGAATCCGGCATCGAATGGGTCCCCATCGGAGGCCCTCTGGAGATCATCTACGAAGACTACGAAGGCGAAGAGGATGGAGACTCATCGGAATATTCTCCATCTCCGGAATATTCCAAAGCGACTGGTCTTATCGGATTCGGGTCTCTGGATTTCTACTTAACGGACTCGGATTCCGGTTCGGATTGTGGGGAGATGCGTTTCCGATGGGATGAAGACGAGGAGGACGACGAAGGGATGATCGAGATCGCGTTTGAGGAGGATAATCTCATCGAGATCGACATTTTCTGCAACAACCGCCGATGACGACAAttaatgccttttttttttcttcttctttttatacaAGTTTTAGCGgggttttattgttaaaattttgattttatgtaatattaattagcatatttaaaaaataataatttatctgtTATCTGAAAATAtactcttctttttatttttttaatctttaaaaatcTCATTCAGTAGTGAccatacattatttttaaaaataaagataaatattagTATCTGATTATTGGTAGCTAGTAGTAATATAAAATTCTGAATTTACGCTCCATATCTCGAGGGAGATGAGCGGGTGATATTTGATTAGTGTACCAAACTTCGGTTGTTAACCGCCGATATACATCTGAAGCATGATGGACGGCCATCACCGCATTTAGTGTTTTCGAAAAGCTCTATATAATGATTCCCCTCTTTAGGGTTTTGCAGAGAAGCAGCCGCTGAGGCGATAGATAGTTGGGAATCTTGGATCGTGATTTTTATGTTCTCTTTGCTAggttttcatgtttgatttatgTTCATAAttcgtttttttttcttaatcttgaATCCTTGATGATTTGATGGCTGTCAAAGCACGGTGCAACCCCGGGCTGCTCTGATTTGCTGGTATGAAGACGGTAGCCCCAATGCCTGTGCAACATGTGAATCGCCACACAGTGTTGCAGGTCCGATCTGCGTGTCTTTACTGATGCCAGTGATCGATCTGTGTCAAATTTGTGGCTAAATTTCTTATGcctttttttcccttctctATTCCTttcattattttgcattttaacaTTAATGGTTTATCTAGTTATTTATCATCCTGAATATTTTATGTTGGTATCGGCCATGAAGACAATAACAAGCTTCAATGCCAGTTCTGCTTCTGAAATTCATGAATGAGCAAGCAAGCTGTTAATATCTGAGCCTTTGTTGTTTCATTTAATACAagattttgcttttttttattttttttgccttACTTGTTTTAAGATTAAGttgttaggatttttttt includes the following:
- the LOC120266775 gene encoding uncharacterized protein LOC120266775; this translates as MDENQVQCSPPIPTSNISMKTLSKSLFYLSKLMSHPLFSILTASLLLIILYVPRSLLPILLSPVPICTSFLLYSLFSFGSKPACHHRHPPSAHAKPESKPQTQPKLVPFHQNHIFLESGIEWVPIGGPLEIIYEDYEGEEDGDSSEYSPSPEYSKATGLIGFGSLDFYLTDSDSGSDCGEMRFRWDEDEEDDEGMIEIAFEEDNLIEIDIFCNNRR